A region from the Salifodinibacter halophilus genome encodes:
- a CDS encoding isocitrate/isopropylmalate dehydrogenase family protein, translating to MTTDRNWRIAVCPGDGIGPEVVAEAERVLGALTHSDKRLSIETTQFEWPSHTWLAANGGMAPDDYLSQLAEFDAVLLGALGDPGPTSDPDRRVLSDAESLAPLLGIRKYFDLWCCQRPCRPLTGTQLPLADARASETDFIVLRENSEGEYVNQGGRLAPGSARETATQLAVFSRQATDRLIRAGFERARQRAADRRDGAGPRAFGEDNRHAEVCLITKRNAQRYWGDLYTERFNAIADEYPDVATRHELVDAAAMKFVQAPWQFDVVVASNLHGDILTDLAAAISGGLGVSPSANINPDDRSVPSMFEPTHGSAPDIAGRNQADPTAMLRTTAMMLDWMGEVDSASREAARRLDSAVAHVVAMGGTGAQGAPRATDDIGTAVVEALG from the coding sequence ATGACAACCGACCGGAATTGGCGGATTGCAGTGTGTCCAGGCGACGGTATCGGCCCGGAAGTGGTGGCCGAAGCAGAGCGTGTGCTAGGTGCGTTGACGCACAGCGATAAGCGGCTGTCGATTGAGACCACGCAATTCGAATGGCCGTCGCATACTTGGTTGGCCGCCAACGGGGGGATGGCCCCTGATGACTATCTTAGCCAACTGGCCGAATTTGATGCCGTATTGCTCGGTGCGCTCGGCGATCCAGGCCCTACCAGTGACCCTGATCGCCGGGTGTTATCCGACGCCGAATCACTGGCGCCGTTGCTTGGAATTCGCAAATATTTCGATTTGTGGTGTTGTCAGCGACCGTGTCGACCGTTGACGGGAACTCAGTTGCCGCTAGCGGATGCACGGGCCAGTGAGACCGATTTCATTGTGCTGCGGGAGAATAGCGAAGGCGAATATGTCAATCAGGGCGGGCGGTTAGCGCCCGGAAGCGCGCGTGAGACTGCGACCCAACTCGCTGTGTTTTCCCGCCAGGCCACGGACCGGTTAATTCGAGCTGGATTCGAGCGTGCGCGTCAGCGTGCGGCCGATCGCAGAGATGGCGCTGGTCCGCGCGCGTTCGGCGAGGACAACCGCCACGCTGAGGTGTGCCTGATCACCAAACGCAATGCCCAGCGATATTGGGGTGATCTCTACACCGAACGCTTCAACGCGATTGCCGACGAATATCCGGATGTTGCGACACGTCATGAGCTTGTCGATGCCGCAGCGATGAAATTTGTGCAGGCGCCGTGGCAGTTCGACGTGGTCGTGGCGTCTAATCTTCACGGCGACATCCTGACCGACTTGGCAGCGGCCATCAGCGGTGGCCTGGGCGTTTCGCCCTCGGCTAACATCAATCCCGACGATCGCAGCGTGCCATCCATGTTCGAGCCAACCCACGGCAGCGCCCCGGATATTGCTGGCCGTAACCAGGCTGACCCGACTGCCATGCTGCGCACTACGGCCATGATGTTGGACTGGATGGGTGAGGTTGACTCGGCGTCGCGTGAGGCCGCCCGTCGGCTCGATTCGGCTGTGGCACACGTTGTTGCGATGGGCGGTACCGGGGCGCAAGGCGCGCCGCGTGCCACCGACGACATTGGTACAGCCGTTGTCGAGGCCCTTGGCTGA
- a CDS encoding TRAP transporter permease, with amino-acid sequence MGEMPNTESASNIEASDRGDRQPRAAWQRWLLALIAVAWSLFQLYASYTGTLNPQKVGSIHLAFGFALAFLAYPHRRGATDRIPWYDWLLALVAVASALYVFFDYYNLTAVQGGVPITRDVWIGSVLLVLLAVAATRIVGFALPIITAITIIYGALGPAGIIPIEPPDIIYLHNGYDWSQIVQQLYVTTEGIWGTPIQVSATFIFLFVLFGALLDRAGAGQYFVDLAYSGLGGYRGGPAKASVVASLMTGVISGSSTANTVTTGTFTIPLMKRTGYPATKAGAIEVAASVNGQLMPPIMGAAAFIMATFLNIPYSELITYAIVPAALTYIGLLFVVHLEALKLGLEGMPRAELPAFWPTFFKGVHYLLPVAFLLYELMWVHLTPARSALNATFMLIGLILLQEIYRGWRDQRGIILGLWQGLVHVFNGFAIGARNMTTIAVATAAAGIIVGMVTMTNLGYGLTQILGTVSGGSIWIVLILAAITSLVLGIGLPTTANYIVMAALVAPVIANLADQSGIAVPLVAIHLFVFYFGILADDTPPVGLAAYAASAISRADPIATGVQGFTYDLRTVILPFIFFFNPALLLIDIGSWYNGLWVLVTALAGMFGFVAATQGFLKTHMGWIERGLALVGAILTLKPGWEGDVIGLALLATVVLYNIWRAGRGPSAPSAVQAGA; translated from the coding sequence ATGGGCGAGATGCCAAATACCGAATCAGCCAGCAATATCGAAGCGAGCGACCGCGGCGATCGTCAGCCGCGCGCGGCTTGGCAGCGCTGGTTGCTGGCGCTAATCGCTGTCGCGTGGAGCCTCTTTCAGCTCTATGCGAGTTATACCGGCACACTGAACCCGCAGAAAGTCGGCTCGATCCATCTGGCGTTCGGCTTTGCACTAGCGTTTCTCGCCTATCCGCACCGGCGTGGCGCCACTGATCGGATTCCGTGGTATGACTGGCTGCTAGCGCTCGTCGCGGTTGCTTCAGCGCTCTACGTATTCTTTGATTACTACAACCTGACCGCCGTCCAAGGGGGCGTGCCGATCACGCGTGACGTCTGGATCGGCTCCGTGTTGCTCGTGCTTCTGGCTGTGGCGGCGACACGTATCGTCGGTTTCGCGCTGCCCATCATCACCGCTATCACGATTATTTATGGCGCGCTGGGCCCGGCCGGCATTATTCCGATTGAGCCGCCCGACATCATCTATCTGCACAATGGTTATGACTGGTCGCAAATCGTCCAGCAACTTTATGTGACGACAGAGGGGATCTGGGGCACGCCGATCCAGGTCTCCGCGACGTTTATTTTCCTGTTCGTTTTATTCGGCGCGTTGCTTGATCGAGCGGGGGCAGGCCAATATTTCGTGGATCTGGCCTACAGCGGGCTTGGTGGTTATCGCGGCGGTCCGGCCAAGGCGTCGGTTGTTGCCAGTTTGATGACTGGCGTTATTTCGGGGTCGTCGACAGCCAATACAGTGACTACCGGCACGTTCACGATTCCGTTGATGAAACGCACCGGCTACCCGGCGACGAAAGCTGGTGCGATCGAAGTTGCAGCTTCGGTCAACGGCCAACTCATGCCGCCGATCATGGGTGCGGCCGCGTTCATCATGGCGACGTTTCTCAATATACCGTACTCGGAGCTTATTACCTACGCGATCGTCCCGGCGGCGCTGACCTATATCGGTTTGTTATTCGTGGTCCACCTCGAAGCCCTCAAGTTGGGGCTCGAAGGCATGCCACGAGCTGAGCTGCCGGCATTTTGGCCGACCTTTTTCAAAGGCGTGCATTATCTGCTGCCGGTTGCGTTTTTGCTCTATGAACTCATGTGGGTCCACCTTACGCCCGCCCGCAGCGCACTCAACGCCACCTTTATGCTAATCGGGTTGATCCTGCTGCAGGAGATATATCGCGGTTGGCGCGATCAACGCGGCATTATCCTCGGCCTGTGGCAGGGCCTTGTTCACGTGTTTAATGGCTTCGCGATCGGCGCTCGCAACATGACCACCATCGCCGTTGCCACCGCGGCAGCCGGAATTATTGTTGGCATGGTGACCATGACCAATCTGGGCTACGGTCTGACCCAGATTCTTGGCACGGTCTCCGGGGGCAGTATCTGGATCGTGTTGATTCTGGCTGCGATCACGTCTTTGGTTCTAGGGATCGGTCTGCCGACGACGGCCAACTACATCGTTATGGCAGCCCTGGTGGCGCCAGTCATCGCGAATCTTGCCGACCAATCCGGCATAGCAGTGCCGCTCGTCGCGATTCATCTATTTGTGTTCTATTTCGGCATTTTGGCCGACGATACGCCACCGGTTGGGTTGGCCGCCTATGCGGCGTCGGCCATATCGCGCGCCGACCCGATTGCCACCGGTGTTCAGGGTTTCACCTACGATCTGCGCACTGTGATTCTGCCGTTTATTTTCTTTTTCAATCCGGCGTTGCTGTTGATCGATATCGGTAGCTGGTACAACGGCCTTTGGGTACTCGTGACGGCGCTCGCCGGCATGTTTGGCTTTGTCGCAGCGACGCAGGGATTTTTGAAAACCCATATGGGGTGGATCGAGCGCGGACTGGCGCTTGTCGGGGCCATCTTGACGTTAAAGCCGGGCTGGGAAGGCGATGTCATTGGCCTCGCGTTACTCGCCACCGTGGTCCTCTACAATATCTGGCGTGCCGGTCGAGGACCGTCGGCGCCGAGCGCAGTCCAGGCCGGCGCTTGA
- a CDS encoding TAXI family TRAP transporter solute-binding subunit produces the protein MFRCLKITLAVSLVFGVVSMAAAKTFITMGSGSTSGLYYPTAVGMSKIVNEADVPIRANARSTGASVYNCRAIGKGQLQMGISQNNVAYYAYHGAGIQAFQDNAIKNLRGVTVLYPETIQILARKDADIDSIADMANKRVYVGDIGSGTEQDVKHLFAAYDLSLDDLKSPVRGSSGDAVGLLRDGKIDAMFYSVGLGASAITEAAQTAPIKLVSLPQSKIDQLHDKYSFYTGVTIPGGTYPGVDNDVRAVTLKAMLLTTADLSKKTVKQFMNVVFDKNIDAFYNDIQNPNLKKFFKLETALKGMSIPLHPGAVAFFESHGIKVPDDVKPSAA, from the coding sequence ATGTTCAGATGTCTCAAGATCACACTCGCTGTGTCGCTCGTTTTCGGCGTAGTTTCGATGGCGGCGGCCAAAACGTTTATCACCATGGGGTCCGGGTCGACCAGCGGACTGTACTATCCGACCGCGGTTGGCATGTCGAAAATCGTCAACGAGGCTGACGTGCCGATTCGTGCCAATGCACGCTCCACTGGCGCTTCGGTCTATAACTGCCGGGCGATCGGTAAAGGCCAGCTTCAGATGGGCATCAGCCAGAATAACGTGGCTTATTACGCCTATCATGGCGCTGGCATCCAGGCATTCCAGGACAACGCCATTAAGAACCTTCGCGGTGTCACGGTCCTTTATCCGGAGACCATTCAGATTCTGGCGCGCAAGGATGCCGACATCGATAGCATTGCCGATATGGCGAATAAACGCGTCTACGTCGGTGATATCGGCTCCGGTACCGAGCAGGACGTCAAGCATCTGTTTGCGGCCTATGACCTGAGCCTCGATGATCTGAAGTCACCAGTGCGTGGCAGCTCCGGCGATGCGGTTGGCCTGCTGCGCGATGGCAAGATCGATGCGATGTTCTATAGCGTCGGCCTGGGTGCGTCAGCGATCACCGAAGCCGCCCAGACCGCGCCCATCAAGCTGGTGAGCTTGCCGCAGTCCAAAATAGACCAGTTGCACGATAAGTACTCCTTCTACACTGGTGTGACCATTCCCGGGGGCACGTATCCGGGCGTGGATAACGATGTGCGCGCGGTTACGCTTAAGGCCATGCTTCTGACCACCGCCGACCTGTCGAAGAAAACGGTCAAGCAGTTCATGAATGTCGTATTCGATAAAAATATCGACGCGTTCTATAACGATATTCAGAATCCGAACTTAAAGAAATTCTTCAAGCTGGAAACGGCGCTTAAGGGAATGTCGATACCGCTGCATCCCGGCGCGGTGGCGTTCTTCGAGTCGCACGGAATCAAAGTGCCGGACGATGTGAAACCGTCGGCCGCTTAA
- the tadA gene encoding tRNA adenosine(34) deaminase TadA, translating to MTDEQWMNEALDLARRAGQAGEVPVGAVLVRDECVIGVGRNQPIGATDPSAHAEIGALRDAAARTGNYRLPGATLYTTLEPCAMCAGAIIQARLARVVFGALDERAGAVQSVFSVLSEPRLNHRVAVEAGVGADASRHLLRSFFRARRSGVSCSQFDDCERSVADEMSS from the coding sequence ATGACTGACGAACAATGGATGAACGAGGCGCTTGATTTAGCGCGTCGCGCAGGTCAAGCCGGCGAAGTGCCGGTGGGGGCTGTGCTGGTGCGTGACGAGTGCGTTATTGGCGTGGGGCGCAACCAACCGATCGGTGCGACTGATCCGAGCGCGCACGCCGAAATCGGCGCGTTGCGCGATGCTGCCGCGCGCACCGGTAACTATCGCTTGCCGGGCGCCACGCTATACACCACGCTTGAGCCCTGTGCGATGTGCGCGGGGGCGATCATTCAGGCCCGGCTGGCGCGGGTTGTGTTCGGTGCGTTGGACGAGCGTGCCGGCGCGGTGCAGTCCGTTTTTTCCGTCTTAAGCGAACCGCGCTTGAATCATCGAGTTGCCGTCGAAGCCGGCGTGGGCGCCGATGCAAGCCGGCACTTATTGCGCTCATTCTTTCGGGCGCGTCGCAGTGGTGTCTCATGCAGTCAGTTTGACGATTGCGAGCGATCGGTGGCTGACGAAATGTCTTCGTGA
- a CDS encoding cell division protein FtsB — protein MGRIILIVLVVVLAGLQYRLWIGEGSLGQVQRLQNRLDRIQASNKQQRADNQQLAARIRDLKNGTAGVARLARHEMGMVGKNETFFLTADKADGRNTELAQDDQK, from the coding sequence ATGGGCCGGATTATACTAATCGTGCTGGTTGTCGTTTTGGCCGGCTTGCAGTATCGACTGTGGATCGGCGAGGGCAGCCTCGGGCAGGTGCAACGCCTCCAGAATCGGCTCGATCGCATTCAAGCGTCGAACAAACAGCAACGTGCTGACAACCAGCAACTGGCCGCCCGCATTCGCGATTTGAAAAATGGTACCGCTGGTGTGGCGCGACTGGCGCGTCACGAAATGGGTATGGTTGGGAAAAACGAGACATTTTTTCTGACGGCCGACAAAGCAGATGGTCGGAACACCGAGCTGGCCCAGGACGACCAGAAATAA
- the eno gene encoding phosphopyruvate hydratase, with translation MAKITGIKGFEVLDSRGTPTVAAEVTLDSGAVGSAKVPSGASTGSLEANERRDGDASRFVGKGVSQAVASVNGEIAQALQGLDATDQAGLDQRMIELDGTDNKSRLGANAILGVSLAAAHASASEAGQSLHAYLGGGQRTQLPVPMMNVINGGEHASNNVDIQEFMIVPAGFDRFSDALRCGAEVFQNLKKLLGERGLATTVGDEGGFAPDLPSNAAALDTLVEAIERAGYKPGEHVWLALDTASSEFCDNGRYHLASEGQTFDADGFVEYLADLVEKYPIISLEDGMDESDWDGWDKLTARIGDKTQLVGDDLFVTNTRIFGQGIERGIGNSILIKPNQIGTLTETRQAIDMAAQAGYSSIVSHRSGETEDTTIADLAVATDATQIKTGSLSRSDRVAKYNRLLRIEAELGTSASYPGWHAFAPFG, from the coding sequence ATGGCCAAAATCACCGGCATTAAGGGCTTTGAAGTACTCGATTCACGCGGCACGCCGACTGTGGCTGCGGAGGTTACGCTTGACAGCGGTGCTGTGGGCAGTGCCAAGGTGCCGTCTGGCGCGTCGACCGGAAGCCTCGAGGCCAACGAACGACGCGATGGCGATGCGTCACGCTTTGTCGGCAAAGGTGTGTCGCAGGCTGTCGCCAGTGTTAACGGCGAGATCGCCCAGGCTTTGCAAGGCCTCGATGCAACTGATCAGGCGGGACTCGATCAACGGATGATCGAGCTGGATGGCACCGATAACAAATCGCGCCTCGGTGCTAACGCCATTCTCGGTGTTTCGCTTGCCGCGGCCCACGCTTCAGCAAGCGAAGCGGGTCAGTCGCTGCATGCCTACCTCGGTGGCGGGCAGCGTACCCAGCTGCCAGTTCCCATGATGAACGTAATCAACGGCGGTGAGCATGCCTCGAACAACGTTGATATTCAGGAATTCATGATTGTGCCGGCCGGGTTTGACCGGTTCTCCGACGCGCTTCGTTGTGGCGCCGAAGTTTTCCAGAATCTGAAAAAATTACTTGGTGAACGTGGCCTGGCGACGACCGTCGGCGACGAAGGAGGCTTCGCGCCCGATCTGCCGTCCAATGCCGCGGCCTTGGACACGCTTGTCGAAGCCATCGAGCGTGCGGGTTACAAACCGGGTGAACATGTCTGGTTGGCGTTGGACACCGCAAGCAGCGAATTCTGTGACAACGGCCGTTACCACCTGGCATCGGAAGGGCAGACATTCGACGCCGATGGGTTTGTTGAGTATCTGGCTGACCTGGTTGAAAAATATCCAATTATTTCCCTGGAAGACGGCATGGACGAGTCCGACTGGGATGGCTGGGACAAGCTCACCGCTCGCATTGGCGATAAAACGCAACTCGTCGGCGACGATCTGTTCGTGACCAATACCCGCATCTTTGGCCAGGGAATTGAGCGTGGTATTGGCAACTCGATCTTGATCAAGCCCAATCAGATCGGGACGTTGACCGAAACGCGACAGGCTATCGACATGGCGGCTCAAGCCGGATATAGCTCGATCGTGTCGCACCGTTCCGGCGAGACTGAGGACACGACCATTGCTGACCTGGCGGTAGCGACCGACGCCACGCAGATTAAGACCGGCTCATTGTCACGCTCGGATCGCGTGGCCAAATACAACCGCCTGTTGCGGATTGAAGCCGAGCTTGGCACCAGCGCGAGCTATCCGGGGTGGCACGCATTTGCACCGTTCGGCTAA
- the kdsA gene encoding 3-deoxy-8-phosphooctulonate synthase translates to MNVAGINVDVDQPLCLISGPDSLESEALAVEVAGEVAEICRDLGIGYVFKGSFDKANRSSNDSYRGPGLDAGLKTLEAVKRQIGVPVTTDIHEREQIEPVADVVDVLQTPAFLCRQTDLIQAAAASGRPVNIKKGQFMAPGEMASVVAKARAAGGESVLVCERGFAFGYNNLVVDMRSLAMMRDHGAPVVFDATHSVQLPGGAGKTSSGAREHIPVLARSAVAAGVSALFMETHPRPDEALCDGPNSWPLAKMRELLTTLVELDNVVKQAGVIGPEV, encoded by the coding sequence ATGAATGTTGCTGGTATTAACGTAGACGTCGATCAGCCGCTATGTCTTATCAGCGGGCCGGACAGCCTTGAATCTGAGGCCCTGGCTGTTGAAGTCGCTGGCGAAGTTGCCGAGATTTGCCGTGATCTTGGTATCGGTTACGTATTCAAGGGATCGTTCGACAAAGCCAATCGCTCGTCGAATGACAGTTATCGAGGTCCGGGCCTCGATGCCGGTTTGAAAACACTCGAGGCCGTGAAGCGTCAAATCGGTGTGCCGGTAACGACCGATATTCACGAACGTGAGCAGATCGAGCCAGTCGCCGACGTCGTCGATGTGCTGCAGACTCCGGCGTTTCTATGCCGTCAGACCGATCTGATCCAGGCTGCCGCGGCCAGCGGCCGGCCGGTCAACATCAAGAAAGGGCAGTTCATGGCGCCGGGTGAAATGGCGAGCGTCGTCGCCAAGGCTCGAGCGGCCGGGGGTGAATCGGTGTTGGTCTGCGAGCGCGGATTTGCCTTCGGATATAATAATCTCGTGGTTGATATGCGTTCATTGGCGATGATGCGCGACCACGGCGCGCCGGTCGTATTCGACGCGACCCATTCGGTGCAATTGCCGGGTGGGGCGGGTAAGACGTCCAGCGGCGCGCGCGAGCACATTCCCGTTTTGGCTCGCTCAGCGGTCGCGGCTGGCGTCAGTGCGCTTTTCATGGAAACGCATCCGCGTCCTGACGAGGCCCTTTGCGATGGCCCCAATTCTTGGCCGCTCGCGAAGATGCGGGAGTTGCTGACCACGCTTGTCGAGTTGGATAACGTCGTCAAACAAGCCGGCGTCATCGGACCGGAAGTGTGA
- a CDS encoding CTP synthase, which yields MTEPASGTRYLFVTGGVVSSLGKGITAASLGALLESRGFSVSVIKLDPYLNVDAGTMSPFQHGEVYVTRDGAETDLDLGHYERFLSTRTSGLSNFTTGQIYNNVITKERRGDYLGGTVQVIPHVTDEIKNAIVAGGEGADICLVEIGGTVGDIESLPFLEAIRQFSVELGPQRGLFMHLTLVPYIASAGEMKTKPTQHSVKELRSIGIQPDLLVCRVDRVLPESERRKIALFSNVYERSVVAAVDVDDIYKMPGLLQRQGIDGLVIDHFGFDKDVPAADLSPWSALIEARSMQDATVRVAMVGKYVDLADAYKSVNEALGHAGLQTGTNVEIVYLDSSSVERNPDASLADVDAVLVPGGFGERGVEGKIAAVSYAREHRLPYFGICLGMQVAAIEFARNLAGLPGAHSTEFVTDADDPVIALVTEWRDAELGVQRRSADADLGGTMRLGEQRCTLIEGSHVAQAYGAAEIYERHRHRFEFNNHYRDRLADAGLVFSGWAPEDDLVEVIELPDHPWFVGCQFHPEFTSTPRSGHPLFNGFIAAARAHKVA from the coding sequence ATGACTGAGCCGGCAAGCGGCACCCGATATCTCTTCGTAACCGGCGGCGTTGTTTCGTCGCTCGGCAAAGGCATTACAGCCGCCTCGCTCGGCGCACTGCTCGAGTCTCGAGGCTTTAGTGTCTCGGTTATCAAACTCGATCCGTATCTGAATGTCGATGCGGGAACCATGAGCCCGTTCCAGCACGGCGAGGTCTACGTTACGCGCGACGGCGCTGAGACTGACCTCGATCTCGGCCATTACGAACGGTTTTTGAGTACGCGCACGTCCGGCCTGTCGAATTTCACGACCGGTCAGATCTACAATAATGTCATCACCAAGGAGCGCCGCGGCGACTACCTTGGTGGCACCGTGCAGGTCATTCCGCACGTCACCGACGAGATCAAGAACGCGATCGTGGCAGGCGGCGAGGGCGCCGACATCTGCCTGGTCGAGATTGGTGGCACGGTTGGCGATATCGAATCGCTCCCATTCCTGGAGGCGATCCGCCAGTTTTCGGTCGAACTGGGGCCACAGCGCGGTTTGTTCATGCATCTGACGCTGGTGCCGTATATTGCCTCGGCCGGTGAGATGAAGACCAAGCCGACCCAGCACTCGGTCAAGGAGCTGCGTTCGATCGGCATTCAGCCCGATCTTTTGGTGTGTCGCGTGGATCGTGTGCTGCCGGAATCGGAGCGCCGCAAGATCGCATTGTTTAGCAATGTCTACGAGCGTTCTGTCGTGGCCGCAGTCGATGTCGATGACATCTACAAAATGCCCGGCTTGCTGCAGCGCCAGGGCATTGATGGCCTGGTGATCGACCACTTCGGTTTCGATAAGGATGTGCCGGCTGCTGATTTGTCGCCTTGGTCGGCGCTGATCGAAGCACGATCAATGCAGGATGCCACTGTCAGAGTTGCGATGGTCGGCAAGTATGTCGATCTGGCTGACGCGTACAAATCGGTCAATGAGGCACTTGGCCATGCCGGGCTTCAGACCGGAACTAACGTCGAAATCGTCTATCTGGATTCATCCAGCGTGGAGCGTAATCCGGACGCCAGCCTGGCTGATGTCGACGCCGTGCTGGTTCCGGGCGGGTTCGGCGAACGTGGTGTCGAAGGCAAGATTGCCGCCGTTAGTTATGCCCGCGAGCATCGGCTTCCGTATTTTGGGATTTGCCTCGGTATGCAGGTCGCCGCGATTGAGTTCGCGCGCAACCTGGCCGGGCTTCCTGGCGCCCACAGCACTGAGTTTGTAACCGATGCCGACGACCCGGTGATCGCGCTCGTGACCGAATGGCGGGATGCGGAACTCGGCGTCCAGCGGCGTAGCGCCGACGCCGATCTCGGCGGCACGATGCGTCTCGGTGAACAGCGTTGTACGCTCATTGAAGGCTCGCATGTTGCCCAGGCTTATGGTGCGGCCGAAATCTATGAGCGCCACCGGCATCGCTTCGAGTTCAATAACCATTATCGGGATCGCCTGGCTGACGCAGGATTGGTATTTTCTGGTTGGGCGCCCGAGGATGATTTGGTTGAAGTGATTGAGTTGCCGGATCATCCGTGGTTCGTTGGCTGCCAGTTTCATCCCGAATTCACATCAACCCCGCGTTCCGGCCATCCGCTTTTCAACGGGTTCATCGCGGCGGCGCGCGCCCACAAGGTTGCTTAG
- the tilS gene encoding tRNA lysidine(34) synthetase TilS, with translation MSQLTDAFKQLNEDTRLVVAYSGGHDSTALLHVVSRIVPRNRLRALHVQHDLADRAHDWAAHCSHTCRALAIDLEVLPVATRAYRADGPEAAARRARYAALATHIAPDEWLVTAHHARDQAETMLLQALRGAGVAGTAAMPALAPLGAGWQWRPWRHVEHWVIADYVVQHGIDWIEDPSNADTALARGRLSETLWPMLTAAFPAAERTLARSASHAADAAEAMAALARIDLSHARIDSRRLSLAVLTELTPARRAAALRHWLAELGRDTPASCHIDEFERLLDARPHASPRVEFGHTELRVFAGAVWVMRRLGPAPSGSIDWHDGTSIDLPGEAGRLCLVGDGAARSPLTIDFRRGGERLARADDGTTRLGRWFYAHGWPLWLRERAPLVYAHGTLIAVADAWRHPEIDLWLGRGAGFKWCHELVGDPATDGQPPDS, from the coding sequence TTGAGCCAGCTAACTGACGCGTTTAAACAACTAAACGAAGATACGCGCTTGGTCGTCGCCTACAGCGGCGGCCATGATTCGACAGCCCTGTTGCACGTCGTCAGCCGCATTGTCCCGCGCAATCGGCTGCGCGCGCTCCATGTTCAGCACGATCTGGCCGATCGAGCCCATGATTGGGCCGCTCACTGCAGCCATACTTGTCGCGCGCTCGCAATCGATCTCGAGGTGTTGCCGGTTGCGACCAGGGCGTATCGCGCCGATGGCCCGGAAGCTGCCGCGCGGCGGGCGCGCTACGCAGCGCTGGCCACGCATATCGCACCGGACGAGTGGCTGGTAACCGCCCATCATGCGCGTGATCAGGCCGAGACGATGCTGCTGCAAGCTTTGCGCGGTGCTGGCGTCGCTGGAACAGCGGCTATGCCGGCGCTGGCTCCGCTTGGAGCGGGCTGGCAGTGGCGGCCCTGGCGTCATGTCGAACATTGGGTCATCGCCGATTATGTCGTTCAACACGGCATCGATTGGATCGAGGATCCGAGCAATGCCGATACCGCACTGGCGCGCGGGCGGCTGAGCGAAACGCTCTGGCCGATGCTAACCGCGGCGTTCCCGGCTGCCGAACGCACGCTGGCACGAAGCGCGAGCCATGCTGCCGACGCGGCCGAAGCCATGGCGGCATTGGCCCGCATCGATCTGAGTCATGCACGCATCGACAGTCGTCGCCTGTCACTCGCGGTGCTTACCGAGTTGACGCCCGCTCGCCGTGCCGCTGCGCTTCGGCACTGGCTCGCCGAGCTTGGGAGGGATACGCCGGCGAGTTGTCATATTGACGAATTCGAACGGCTTCTCGATGCGCGGCCCCACGCCAGCCCGCGCGTCGAATTCGGGCATACCGAATTGCGTGTGTTCGCCGGTGCGGTCTGGGTCATGCGGCGATTGGGACCCGCACCGAGCGGATCGATCGACTGGCATGACGGCACATCGATTGATTTGCCTGGCGAGGCCGGTCGACTGTGTTTGGTGGGCGATGGGGCGGCGCGCAGCCCACTCACGATTGACTTTCGTCGCGGCGGCGAACGACTCGCACGCGCCGATGATGGGACTACGCGCCTTGGTCGCTGGTTCTACGCGCATGGCTGGCCGTTATGGCTGCGTGAGCGCGCACCGTTGGTCTACGCGCATGGCACATTGATTGCGGTAGCCGACGCCTGGCGCCACCCCGAGATCGACTTGTGGTTGGGCCGAGGTGCCGGTTTTAAGTGGTGTCACGAGCTAGTCGGCGATCCGGCTACCGACGGTCAGCCGCCAGATTCATGA